Proteins from one Oryza sativa Japonica Group chromosome 12, ASM3414082v1 genomic window:
- the LOC4352572 gene encoding osmotin-like protein: MANKLQLAIAFVVVVVVLGAMAASAAAAVAPMLTMHNLCPYTVWPIVSPDSGSPPIADGIRLEGRGVGLRSLNLPAGFWSGRVVPRTWCRDGGRCDTGNAPPATVVRLSFNGAGGLAEYSVNLGEGFNVPTVVSPHAIGGGMCPALGCTADLNAGCAAGQRVYGGDTGGDVVACRGPASYFKQRCPLTRTGGGDVEPVPQHCISPGEIKLVFCQAAMVAGEPELIRTVDVADN, translated from the coding sequence ATGGCGAACAAGCTGCAGCTCGCCAtcgcgttcgtcgtcgtcgtcgtcgtcctcggcgccatggcggcatcggcggcggcggcggtggcccccATGCTGACGATGCACAACCTGTGCCCGTACACGGTGTGGCCGATCGTGTCGCCGGACAGTGGCTCGCCGCCCATCGCCGACGGGATACGGCTGGAGGGCCGCGGCGTCGGGCTGAGGTCGCTCAACCTCCCGGCGGGGTTCTGGTCGGGGCGCGTCGTGCCGCGCACATGGTGCAGGGACGGCGGGCGGTGCGACACCGGgaacgcgccgccggcgacggtggtgaGGCTGTCGTtcaacggcgccggcgggctGGCGGAGTACAGCGTCAACCTCGGGGAAGGGTTCAACGTGCCGACGGTGGTGAGCCCGCACGCCATCGGCGGCGGGATGTGCCCGGCGCTGGGCTGCACGGCCGACCTCAACGCCGGGTGCGCGGCGGGGCAGCGCGTgtacggcggcgacaccggcggcgacgtcgtggCGTGCAGGGGGCCGGCGAGCTACTTCAAGCAGCGGTGCCCGCTGACGAGGACGGGCGGGGGCGACGTGGAGCCCGTGCCGCAGCACTGCATCTCCCCCGGCGAGATCAAGCTCGTCTTCTGCCAggccgccatggtcgccggcgagccggAGCTCATCCGCACCGTCGACGTCGCCGACAACTAG
- the LOC4352574 gene encoding dof zinc finger protein DOF5.1, with protein sequence MVFSSLPIFLDPPNWTQMQQQPLQCLIGGGGSDHHHLMPPPSGLAPLPSAAGAADTAASAPAAAAQQQQPRPAVVSMSERARLARVPLPEPGTLRCPRCDSTNTKFCYFNNYSLSQPRHFCKACRRYWTRGGALRNVPVGGGCRRNTKRSTKKSSSSSSRQGGGAGNAAAAATSSSSTTSTSTTATTSSAAAAAAAAAADVIASMQAGGALLPHHLIGGLPSSAAAAAALEASLEGYHHHHHAHGHQLPFLQPPPFLQQGLHGYHFADGDVAAGAALADGGFPRGVASGLLAQLASVKMEEHGTNNGGGVGGGFVGAHEQYWHGGNGGGGWPAEFLSGFSSSSSGNVL encoded by the exons ATGGTTTTCTCCTCGCTTCCAATCTTCCTAGACCCTCCAAATTGGACTCAG atgcagcagcagccactCCAGTgtctcatcggcggcggcggcagcgaccaccaccacctgatGCCACCGCCGTCCGGTCTGGCGCCGCTGCCgagcgccgccggcgcggcggacacggcggcgagcgcgccggcggcggcggcgcagcagcagcagccgcggcCGGCCGTCGTGTCGATGTCGGAGCGCGCCCGGCTGgcgcgcgtgccgctgccgGAGCCCGGCACGCTGCGGTGCCCGCGCTGCGACTCGACGAACACCAAGTTCTGCTACTTCAACAACTACTCGCTGTCGCAGCCGCGCCACTTCTGCAAGGCTTGCCGCCGCTACtggacgcgcggcggcgcgctccgcAACGTCCCCGTCGGCGGCGGGTGCCGCCGCAACACCAAGCGCTCGACCAAgaaatcgtcgtcgtcgtcgtcgcgccagggaggcggcgccgggaacgcggcggcggcggccacgtcgtcgtcatccaccacctccacctccacgacggCCACCAcctcgagcgccgccgccgcggcggcggccgcggcggccgacgtGATCGCCAGCAtgcaggccggcggcgcgctGCTGCCGCACCACCTGATCGGCGGCCtcccgtcgtccgccgccgccgccgcggcgctggaGGCGTCGCTGGAGgggtaccaccaccaccaccacgcccaCGGCCACCAACTGCCGTtcctgcagccgccgccgttctTGCAGCAAGGGCTGCACGGCTACCACTTCGCCGACGgtgacgtcgccgccggcgccgccctggcCGACGGCGGGTTCCCGAGGGGCGTGGCGTCGGGCCTCCTCGCGCAGCTGGCGTCCGTCAAGATGGAGGAGCACGGCAccaacaatggcggcggcgtcggcggcggcttcgtCGGAGCGCACGAGCAGTACTGGcacggcggcaatggcggcggcgggtggccggCGGAGTTCTTGTCAGGGTTCAGCTCATCGTCGTCGGGGAATGTGTTGTGA